From Synechococcus sp. A10-1-5-1, a single genomic window includes:
- the lpxA gene encoding acyl-ACP--UDP-N-acetylglucosamine O-acyltransferase, with protein sequence MTQAVMNGDSTRIHPTAVVDAKAQIDVGVEIGPYAVVGPEVSIGSGTRIGPHVVLDGRVSIGKANRIFPGASIGAEPQDLKYNGAPTEVVIGDDNAIRECVTINRATHEGEQTRIGNSNLLMAYSHLGHNCDLGSRIVIANGVAVAGHVVIGDRAVIGGVLGIHQFVHIGTMAMVGGMSRIDRDVPPYAIVEGHPGRLRGLNRIGLKRSGLTELDGGAQAKQLQQVWAQLYRGDVVLAEAIKGVREQTLLPPAETLVSFLEASIGPGRRGPLPAGRS encoded by the coding sequence ATGACTCAGGCCGTTATGAACGGGGACAGCACCCGAATCCATCCCACCGCCGTGGTGGATGCCAAGGCCCAAATCGATGTGGGCGTCGAGATTGGCCCCTATGCGGTGGTGGGCCCCGAGGTGTCGATCGGCTCAGGCACGCGGATCGGTCCGCACGTGGTGCTCGATGGTCGCGTCAGCATCGGCAAAGCCAACCGCATCTTCCCAGGGGCATCCATTGGCGCTGAACCTCAGGACCTCAAGTACAACGGTGCGCCCACCGAGGTGGTGATTGGTGATGACAACGCCATCCGCGAATGCGTGACCATCAACCGCGCCACCCATGAGGGAGAGCAGACCCGCATCGGCAACAGCAATTTGCTGATGGCCTACAGCCACCTTGGCCATAACTGCGATCTGGGCAGTCGGATCGTGATTGCCAACGGTGTCGCTGTGGCTGGGCATGTGGTGATCGGTGACCGTGCCGTGATCGGTGGCGTGCTGGGCATTCACCAATTCGTCCACATCGGCACGATGGCGATGGTGGGGGGCATGAGCCGCATTGATCGCGATGTTCCGCCCTACGCCATCGTCGAGGGTCACCCCGGTCGGCTGCGGGGCTTGAACCGGATTGGTTTGAAGCGCAGTGGCCTGACCGAACTCGATGGCGGCGCTCAAGCCAAGCAACTCCAGCAGGTTTGGGCTCAGCTCTACCGCGGCGATGTGGTGCTGGCTGAGGCCATCAAGGGGGTGCGTGAGCAGACCCTGTTGCCCCCTGCTGAAACCCTGGTGAGCTTCCTGGAGGCCTCGATTGGCCCCGGTCGCCGAGGCCCCCTGCCCGCCGGGCGTTCATGA
- the lpxB gene encoding lipid-A-disaccharide synthase codes for MRRLLISTGEVSGDLQGGLLVKALREEADSRGLELEVVALGGERMRRAGATLLANTMAMGAIGLWEALPLVWPTLQIQRRVDQWLRQSPPDGLVLIDYMGANVNLGLKVKRRLPGTPILYYIAPQEWAFRVGEGGTTRLIGFTDRILAIFPEEARFYASRGADVTWVGHPLIDTLTHLPSRDEARAQLGLQPGQRLLLLFPASRQQELRYLLPNLAQAAAELQRRCPGLQVVVPAGQASFEPVLRDTLEQAGVKARVIPAAEADALRPALCAAADLALNKSGTVNLELALRGVPQVVVYRVSRPTAWVAKQILRFKVDHISPVNLVVGERLVPELLQDELTPESVVEAALPLLEDPAARERVAEGYGRMRALLGEPGVTRRAAAAILDALPGGRES; via the coding sequence ATGAGGCGACTGCTGATCAGCACCGGGGAAGTGTCCGGTGATTTGCAGGGTGGCCTGCTGGTCAAGGCCCTGAGGGAGGAAGCGGATTCCCGTGGTCTGGAGCTGGAGGTCGTCGCCCTCGGCGGTGAACGGATGCGCCGGGCTGGAGCCACACTCCTGGCGAACACCATGGCGATGGGAGCCATTGGTCTCTGGGAGGCCCTGCCCTTGGTCTGGCCAACCCTGCAGATCCAGCGCAGGGTTGATCAGTGGTTGCGGCAGTCCCCCCCCGATGGCCTGGTGCTCATCGATTACATGGGGGCCAACGTCAACCTGGGCCTGAAGGTCAAGCGTCGTCTGCCCGGCACGCCGATCCTGTATTACATCGCCCCCCAGGAGTGGGCCTTTCGCGTTGGAGAAGGGGGCACCACTCGGTTGATCGGCTTCACCGACCGGATCCTGGCGATCTTTCCGGAGGAGGCGCGCTTCTATGCCTCCCGTGGCGCTGATGTCACCTGGGTGGGGCACCCCCTGATCGATACCTTGACCCACCTGCCCAGCCGCGATGAGGCCCGCGCTCAGTTGGGGCTGCAGCCGGGTCAGCGCCTGCTCCTGCTGTTCCCCGCCTCGCGTCAGCAGGAATTGCGCTATCTGCTGCCGAACTTGGCCCAAGCGGCAGCTGAGTTGCAGCGTCGCTGTCCGGGACTGCAGGTGGTGGTTCCTGCCGGCCAGGCGAGTTTCGAGCCTGTTCTGCGGGACACGCTCGAGCAAGCTGGGGTCAAGGCTCGCGTGATTCCGGCGGCTGAAGCCGATGCCCTGCGTCCCGCACTCTGTGCTGCGGCGGATCTAGCCCTGAACAAATCCGGCACGGTCAACCTGGAGTTGGCCTTGCGGGGCGTGCCCCAGGTGGTGGTTTATCGCGTGAGCCGGCCCACGGCCTGGGTGGCCAAGCAGATCCTGCGCTTCAAGGTGGATCACATCTCGCCGGTCAACCTGGTGGTGGGCGAGCGCCTCGTGCCGGAGTTGCTTCAGGACGAGCTGACCCCAGAGTCGGTGGTGGAGGCGGCCCTTCCCTTACTGGAGGACCCCGCCGCCCGCGAACGGGTCGCTGAGGGCTATGGCCGCATGCGCGCGCTCCTGGGAGAACCCGGTGTCACACGCCGGGCGGCCGCGGCGATCCTGGATGCTCTTCCCGGGGGACGCGAGTCATGA
- the msrA gene encoding peptide-methionine (S)-S-oxide reductase MsrA, whose protein sequence is MIQRLLSACLAVSLLLFGPCASALAATEEAVLAGGCFWCLEHDLEDLPGVIDAESGYSGGQLENPSYGQVSSGGTGHQEVVRVRFDPQVIAYPTLLRAYWRNIDPLDGGGQFCDRGGSYKPVIFTEGDQQLSEAKASLQSAANELGKPASAIKVQIKPLKRFWPAEGYHQNYAVNNTVKYNYYRWACGRDRRLDQVWGSQARSDAPWVVRR, encoded by the coding sequence ATGATTCAGCGCCTGTTGTCCGCCTGTTTGGCCGTCAGCCTGCTGCTGTTTGGCCCCTGTGCATCAGCCTTGGCGGCTACGGAAGAGGCGGTCTTGGCCGGCGGCTGCTTCTGGTGCCTCGAGCACGATCTGGAGGACCTGCCGGGGGTGATCGATGCCGAGAGCGGCTATAGCGGCGGTCAGCTTGAGAACCCCAGCTACGGGCAGGTCAGTTCCGGTGGAACCGGTCACCAGGAGGTGGTGCGCGTCCGTTTTGATCCACAGGTCATTGCTTATCCCACCCTGCTTCGGGCCTACTGGCGCAACATTGACCCCCTGGATGGCGGCGGTCAGTTCTGCGATCGAGGCGGTTCCTATAAGCCTGTGATCTTTACCGAGGGGGACCAGCAACTCAGCGAGGCGAAAGCCAGCCTCCAGTCCGCAGCCAACGAACTGGGCAAGCCCGCTTCAGCGATCAAGGTGCAGATCAAACCCCTGAAGCGCTTCTGGCCCGCTGAGGGTTATCACCAGAACTATGCAGTGAACAACACGGTCAAATACAACTATTACCGCTGGGCCTGCGGCCGCGACAGGCGCTTGGATCAGGTTTGGGGATCACAGGCCCGCAGCGATGCTCCCTGGGTGGTTAGGCGCTGA